The following proteins are co-located in the Pedobacter frigiditerrae genome:
- a CDS encoding paraquat-inducible protein A, translating to MIIGLSLLLIGEGYFGIQLHELSERQEHLKKDFADMNNINLGLFSVDQWHDKVEHIIKHQVRDLNITAEEKRALQKEIEGVIIALINKAEALVTKPEKKSLRGKLVKFAVKNFVNVDTIKKQVPGMARTMMKKIDNPNNKKQLSKMALKELDKFEQSDVIDSILTANAVAISKVYKKYKVDSNEQLNQKIKAELKHIETATYTYCSAMLICIVVALTLWWIFRKQKALHATLFIMSLLFAFILLGVGLTASMIEVDARINALDFVLLGQHVTFQDQVLFFQSKSILDVVIILVNGTAIDSILVGVLILVFSILFPIMKLSSTGIHLLGRKSWAENKVIKYFAFQSGKWSMADVIVIGILMAYIGLNGLLESQLQRLKVPIDSLTLISTHNTALQPGYIIFIAFVLFGLILSTILKFITPNDAS from the coding sequence TTGATTATAGGTCTTTCATTGTTACTGATTGGCGAAGGATACTTTGGTATTCAGCTACATGAACTTTCAGAACGCCAAGAACATTTAAAGAAGGACTTTGCAGATATGAATAACATCAACCTAGGTCTTTTTTCTGTCGACCAATGGCACGATAAGGTAGAGCATATCATCAAACATCAAGTTAGAGACTTAAACATCACTGCTGAAGAGAAAAGGGCGCTTCAAAAGGAAATTGAAGGCGTTATTATCGCACTCATCAATAAGGCAGAAGCATTGGTAACCAAGCCAGAAAAAAAATCTCTTAGGGGTAAATTAGTCAAGTTTGCGGTTAAGAATTTTGTAAATGTCGATACCATCAAGAAGCAGGTTCCGGGCATGGCCAGAACAATGATGAAGAAAATCGACAATCCTAATAACAAAAAACAATTGAGTAAAATGGCACTCAAGGAGCTCGACAAGTTTGAACAGAGTGATGTAATTGACAGTATTTTAACTGCTAATGCCGTAGCCATCAGCAAGGTTTACAAAAAATACAAAGTCGATTCTAATGAGCAGCTGAACCAAAAAATCAAAGCAGAACTCAAACACATCGAAACAGCTACTTATACCTATTGTTCAGCCATGCTGATTTGTATAGTAGTGGCGCTCACTTTATGGTGGATCTTCAGAAAACAAAAAGCATTACATGCTACCCTATTTATCATGTCATTGCTTTTTGCGTTTATTCTATTGGGTGTTGGCCTAACCGCATCAATGATTGAAGTAGATGCTCGTATCAATGCTTTAGATTTTGTATTGCTTGGTCAGCACGTTACCTTCCAAGACCAAGTTTTGTTTTTCCAAAGCAAGAGCATTTTAGATGTAGTGATTATCCTTGTGAATGGAACAGCTATAGATTCTATTCTGGTTGGTGTGCTAATTCTTGTGTTTAGTATTCTATTTCCCATCATGAAGCTCAGTTCGACAGGTATACATCTGCTTGGGAGAAAAAGCTGGGCAGAAAACAAAGTCATCAAATATTTTGCATTCCAATCAGGCAAATGGAGCATGGCCGACGTGATTGTTATAGGCATACTAATGGCTTACATTGGATTAAACGGTTTGTTGGAAAGTCAATTGCAACGCCTTAAAGTTCCTATTGATTCCCTCACCTTAATATCTACCCATAATACAGCTTTACAACCTGGCTATATCATATTCATTGCATTTGTATTGTTTGGCTTAATATTATCAACGATTCTCAAATTCATTACACCCAACGATGCCTCTTAA
- a CDS encoding glycoside hydrolase family 3 C-terminal domain-containing protein — MTLEEKALQMDNRTPAIDRLKIPAYDWWNEALHGVARAGLATSFPQPIGLAATFNTNGMFTMGTMVSDEARAKHHQFVREGNRKEYTGLTFYSPNINIFRDPRWGRGHETFGEDPYLTGKLGVAFVKSMQGDDPRYFKTITTAKHFAVHSGPEPSRHEFDARPSKRDLWETYLPAFKMLTQEGHVYSFMCAYNRLYGKPCCSDAFLLNDILRNKWNFKGFVATDCGAVYDFYMFHKTAKDSVEAVAQAIKAGADNQCYGYTKAVIPAIKQGLLKVSELDTAVARLLRAKFKLGVFDADEANPYSKIPYSVVNNETHQAQALQMARESIVLLKNAGNVLPLKRDLKSMAVIGPNANDAAVLLGNYNGEPKHIVTPLEGIQKAFSSTNVLYAKGCNVIDTPNYNHQKEFEEALAVAAKAEVIVFVGGISPRLEGEDLKVKVPGFLGGDKTDLNLPNVQLLLLKELKKLGKPIVLVLLNGSALSINWEQENLNAIVETWYGGEKGGAALADVLIGKYNPAGRLPVTFYKSITDIPAFDNYSMEGKTYRYVTKPVLYPFGYGLSYTNFNYSGLKLSSTQLKNKTPLLINLTLKNTGLYDGDEVVQLYIKQAGADMPIKELKGFKRVHLKKGTQQQLTFELKASDIQHYDAKLDDLKTKIGKVQVMIGPSSADAKLVGVFEIR; from the coding sequence ATGACTTTAGAAGAGAAAGCTTTACAAATGGATAATCGTACACCAGCAATAGATCGCTTAAAAATACCCGCTTACGATTGGTGGAATGAAGCTTTGCATGGCGTAGCAAGAGCTGGCTTAGCTACTTCATTTCCTCAGCCTATTGGTCTTGCAGCTACTTTTAACACCAACGGGATGTTTACAATGGGGACAATGGTGAGCGATGAGGCACGAGCAAAACACCATCAATTTGTTAGGGAAGGAAATAGGAAAGAGTATACTGGATTAACATTCTATTCGCCCAATATTAATATTTTTAGAGATCCGCGTTGGGGCAGAGGTCATGAGACTTTTGGCGAAGACCCTTATCTAACCGGAAAACTAGGCGTAGCTTTTGTGAAAAGCATGCAGGGCGATGACCCAAGATATTTTAAAACCATTACTACTGCTAAACATTTTGCCGTGCACAGCGGACCAGAACCAAGTAGACACGAGTTTGATGCCAGACCGAGCAAAAGAGATTTATGGGAAACCTATTTGCCGGCTTTTAAAATGCTGACACAAGAAGGACACGTTTATTCGTTCATGTGTGCTTACAATCGCCTGTATGGCAAACCTTGCTGTAGCGATGCTTTTTTACTGAATGACATTTTACGTAATAAATGGAATTTCAAAGGTTTTGTGGCGACAGATTGCGGAGCAGTATATGATTTTTACATGTTCCATAAAACCGCAAAGGATAGCGTAGAAGCAGTAGCTCAGGCTATAAAGGCAGGTGCCGATAATCAATGTTATGGTTATACAAAAGCGGTTATTCCTGCCATAAAACAAGGTTTATTAAAAGTAAGCGAATTAGATACGGCAGTGGCCCGTTTATTAAGGGCAAAGTTTAAACTAGGGGTTTTTGATGCAGATGAAGCTAATCCTTATTCAAAAATCCCTTATAGCGTAGTTAATAATGAGACACATCAAGCACAAGCTTTGCAAATGGCAAGGGAGTCTATCGTGTTGCTAAAAAATGCTGGAAATGTGTTGCCCTTAAAACGTGACCTTAAAAGTATGGCTGTAATTGGTCCGAATGCGAATGATGCAGCCGTTTTATTAGGGAATTATAATGGAGAGCCCAAACATATTGTTACGCCCTTAGAAGGCATCCAAAAAGCTTTTTCATCCACCAATGTGTTATATGCCAAAGGTTGCAATGTGATAGACACTCCTAACTACAATCATCAGAAAGAATTTGAAGAAGCTTTGGCTGTGGCGGCAAAAGCAGAGGTGATTGTATTTGTAGGCGGAATTTCGCCGAGATTAGAAGGAGAGGATTTGAAAGTAAAAGTCCCTGGGTTTTTAGGTGGGGATAAAACAGATTTAAACTTACCGAATGTACAATTGTTGCTTTTAAAAGAATTGAAAAAACTGGGCAAGCCTATTGTACTGGTTTTGTTAAACGGAAGTGCCTTGTCCATTAACTGGGAGCAAGAAAACCTAAATGCTATTGTAGAAACTTGGTATGGGGGAGAAAAAGGCGGTGCAGCATTGGCTGATGTGCTGATTGGCAAATATAATCCAGCTGGGAGATTACCTGTCACTTTTTATAAATCGATTACTGATATTCCTGCTTTTGATAATTACAGTATGGAAGGAAAAACATATCGTTACGTAACCAAACCTGTGCTTTATCCTTTTGGTTATGGCTTGAGTTATACAAATTTCAATTATAGCGGATTGAAGTTGTCGTCTACCCAGCTCAAAAATAAAACACCTCTACTTATTAACTTAACTTTAAAAAATACAGGGCTTTATGATGGTGATGAAGTAGTACAACTTTATATTAAACAAGCAGGTGCTGATATGCCAATTAAAGAGTTGAAGGGTTTTAAACGCGTTCATTTAAAGAAAGGCACACAACAACAATTAACCTTCGAATTGAAGGCTTCCGACATTCAACATTATGATGCGAAGCTAGATGATTTGAAGACCAAGATAGGAAAGGTTCAAGTAATGATTGGTCCGTCATCTGCAGATGCCAAGTTGGTTGGGGTTTTTGAGATTAGGTAG
- a CDS encoding protein kinase domain-containing protein has protein sequence MCKGKIKEILKTKWADVEYFNEGGNSYVLKATDNTKPIAIKVFRRFSSPERYPRFIAEINTMAALRDIEGIVEVIDFNQQPPKKIKQCNEINELADLAYYVMNLYQANLSEKITSFADDDGTNAVKVMLGISKAIKRLHDKHYAHRDLKPENILIDDNENIFISDFGLSIDLNDIPEKDQRLSGMLELIGSVSYRAPELLRGRLDDSDHRPSDIFALGRILWTLIYGKEPHLLTDLEFTKMTIVNSGRKVRNPYSLDYVIADATKFDPNLRSTIDAFITGLEFWLKTKQKLTHENFIEVMLNDIDNQSKGNKIKMERLIREEYDQILAAFHRVSEELTEEWGTISTKHYESFGFGNAVDRAQADHFLDFCTPEMLGISHPLTVNCDGFFIRLNLENINKYPQLILAIYFELNLSGFDKQKYCIIPAYIPVGSLTPILHGDVVIKEFNFNQPNLKQDVLMDFEKGFKALDDILKSVK, from the coding sequence ATGTGTAAAGGTAAAATAAAAGAAATACTAAAAACTAAATGGGCAGACGTTGAATATTTTAATGAAGGTGGTAATAGTTATGTTTTAAAAGCAACAGACAACACAAAACCAATTGCGATTAAGGTTTTCCGAAGATTTAGTTCACCAGAACGCTATCCCAGGTTTATTGCTGAGATTAATACTATGGCTGCTTTGCGAGATATCGAAGGAATTGTTGAGGTTATTGATTTTAATCAACAACCCCCAAAGAAGATTAAACAATGTAATGAAATTAATGAATTAGCAGATCTAGCTTATTACGTGATGAATCTTTATCAGGCTAATCTATCTGAAAAAATCACATCATTTGCCGACGATGATGGAACTAATGCGGTGAAAGTTATGTTAGGCATATCAAAAGCAATTAAAAGACTACATGATAAGCATTATGCTCATCGTGATTTGAAACCAGAAAACATCCTTATTGATGACAATGAGAATATTTTCATTTCTGATTTTGGATTAAGTATTGATTTAAATGACATACCTGAAAAAGATCAACGACTAAGTGGTATGCTGGAACTGATTGGCTCTGTCAGTTATCGGGCACCCGAATTACTTCGTGGACGCCTTGATGATTCTGATCATCGCCCATCAGACATCTTTGCTCTTGGAAGGATTCTCTGGACTTTAATTTATGGTAAAGAGCCTCATTTATTAACAGATTTGGAATTTACAAAAATGACTATTGTAAATAGCGGTAGGAAGGTCAGAAATCCTTATTCGTTAGATTATGTGATTGCTGACGCAACTAAATTCGATCCTAATCTGCGATCCACAATTGATGCATTCATCACCGGTCTGGAATTTTGGCTTAAAACTAAACAAAAGCTAACACATGAAAATTTTATTGAAGTGATGTTAAACGACATCGATAATCAGTCAAAAGGTAATAAAATAAAAATGGAAAGGCTAATTAGAGAAGAGTATGACCAAATTTTAGCTGCATTTCATAGAGTATCGGAAGAATTAACTGAAGAATGGGGAACCATATCCACTAAACATTATGAAAGTTTTGGTTTTGGAAATGCCGTTGATAGAGCTCAAGCAGATCACTTCCTAGATTTTTGCACGCCTGAAATGCTTGGTATCTCTCACCCGTTAACAGTAAATTGTGATGGTTTTTTTATTAGATTAAATTTAGAGAATATAAATAAGTATCCGCAGTTAATTTTAGCCATTTATTTTGAATTAAACCTAAGCGGGTTTGACAAACAAAAATACTGTATTATACCTGCGTATATTCCAGTGGGTTCATTAACTCCCATTTTGCATGGGGATGTTGTGATTAAAGAGTTTAATTTTAATCAGCCTAATTTAAAGCAGGATGTACTAATGGATTTTGAGAAGGGATTTAAAGCTCTTGACGATATTCTAAAATCGGTTAAATAA